The following is a genomic window from Moorella sp. Hama-1.
ATATCCTGGGCAAGCTGGCCGCCGGCCTGGCAGATGACCTCTTAACCACTACCGCCCTGGCCGTTGATTGTCCCACCCTGGTGGCCCCAGCCATGAATGTTAATATGTTCGCCAAGGCCGTTGTGCAGGACAACCTGGCCCTCTTGCAAAGGCGGGGCTGGGGCATCATTGAGCCGGAGGAGGGTTTCCTGGCCTGCGGTACCACAGGCAAAGGCCGCCTGGCGTCCCTGGAGCGGATCGTTGCCGCCTGCCGCCGGGCCCTGGCTCCCCGGGATTTCCAGGACCGGACGGTGCTGGTAACGGCCGGTGGTACCCGGGAACCCCTGGACCCGGTAAGGTACATAGGCAATTACAGCTCCGGCAAAATGGGTTACGCCCTGGCCCGGGCAGCCTGGGAACGGGGAGCCCGGGTGACCCTGATTAGCGCCAGCCAGCTGCCGCCTCCTCCGGGGGTAGAAGTAGTCCCGGTAGAAAGGGCGGCCGAGATGCTCGCCTGCCTCCAGGAGCATTTTGCTGCTGCTGATGTCGTGATCATGGCCGCTGCCGTTGCTGATTTCCGGCCGGCCCGGGTGGCCGGGCGGAAAATAAAAAAAGAAGACCAGCAGGAATTAACCGTGCACCTGAAACCCACGGAAGACATCCTGACTGCCCTGGCCCAGGCGCGCCGCAACCAGCTGCTAGTCGGTTTTGCCGCCGAGACGGAAGACCTCCTGGCCAACGCCGGGCATAAACTGGCGGCCAAGGGCCTGGATTTAATTGTGGCCAATAATATTACCAGGCCCGGAGCGGGGTTCGGCAGCGAAACCAACATTGTTACCATAATTTACCCCGGAGGCCAGTACACGGAATTACCCCAATTACCCAAGTTAGAAGTAGCCTACCGCATCCTGGATGCCATTACCACCCTCCCGCGTTTCCAGAGGGGAGAATCGGGCCGGAAAGGAAGGAATAGCGAATGACACGCAAGTTATTTACCTCGGAATCGGTTACCGAGGGTCATCCCGATAAAATCGCCGACCGGATAGCCGACTCTGTACTGGACGCCATTTACCAGCATGACCCCCAGGCCAGGGTGGCCTGTGAATGCCTGGTGAGTACAGGCCTGGTACTGGTTTCCGGCCAGATAACCACCGACTGCTATGTAGATATCCCCCGGGTAGCTCGGGAGGCTATCCGAGAGATTGGTTATACCCGAGCTAAGTTCGGCTTCGACTGCGATACCTGCGCTGTCCTCACCTCCATTGATGAGCAGTCACCGGATATCGCCCTGGGCGTCAACGAGGCCTGGGAAAAGAAGCAGGGTTTAGCCAGAGATGAGGTGGAAACCCTAGGGGCCGGCGATCAGGGTATGATGTTCGGCTATGCCACCCGGGAAACGCCGGAGTTCATGCCCATGCCCATATCTCTGGCCCATGCCCTGACCCGCAGGCTGGCGGCTGTGCGTAAAGAGCGGGTCCTGCCTTATCTACGACCGGACGGCAAATCCCAGGTAACGGTGGAATACGAAAACGACCAGCCCGTACGCATTGATACGGTGGTTATCTCCACCCAGCACCGGCCGGATATTGATATGGCTACCCTGCGCGACGAGATCCTGGAGACGGTCATTAAACCGGTAGTTCCCGCCGGGATGCTGGATAGTCGCACTCAATACTATATCAACCCCACCGGACGTTTTGTCATCGGCGGCCCCCAGGGCGACACCGGCCTGACCGGTCGCAAGCTGATTGTCGACACCTACGGCGGTATGGCCCGTCACGGCGGCGGCGCCCTGTCGGGTAAGGACCCCACCAAGGTTGACCGGTCGGCTGCCTATGCCGCCCGTTATGTGGCCAAAAATATAGTAGCCGCCGGCCTGGCTGACCGCTGTGAGGTCCAGGTGGCCTATGCCATCGGCGTGGCCCGGCCTGTATCCATTAGCGTGGAGACTTATGGCACGGGCAAAGTCAGTGATGATCGGATAGTGGAATTAATCCGGGCCCACTTTGATCTGCGACCGGGAGCGATTATCCACAACCTGGACCTGCGGCGGCCGATTTATAAACCCGTCTCCGTCTACGGTCACTTTGGTAGACCCGACCTGGATCTCCCCTGGGAGCGCCTGGACAAGGTCGAAGCCTTGCGGGCGGACGCAGGTTTGTAAACATGTTTGGAACAACCTAGCGGCATACTTATGCTTTTATAAAAAAGAAGGAGCTGCAAACCCTGGCAACTCCTTCTTTTTTGAAGCTGAAGACAAAAGCATGGCCATTTTAGACCGTTGACAATACGTATTATACGTGTTATGTTATAAGGAAGCAGGTGGGGCAATGAAGAGACGGGACTTGATACAAAAGCTGAAATCAGCCGGTTGGTATCTTAAACGACATGGAGATGAGCACGACATTTATAAGCATGATAGGCCAACCGGGAAGCGCGACCTGGTGCAGGTCCCAAGGCATCGAGAGATTAACGAAATAACCGCCAAACAAATCCTAAAAGACGCTGGGCTGAAATAGGCCCACGCTTTTAGTGCTTATGAAAAACCAAAACAAGGAGATGAGATCAGAGCGTGGTTTACGTTTTTCCCGCGATCTTCACGCCATCACAAAATGGATACGCTGTTCGTTTCCCAGATTTACCCGGCACAAATAGTCAGGGTAAAGATATGGCTAATGCTATTTATATGGCGCGTGACGCCCTAGCGATGTGGCTTGACTATCTAATGGACGAGGGCAGGGAAATCCCCCGGCCATCAGCCCCAGGTGATATAACCTTGGAACCCGGTCAGTTTGTGACAATGATAGATGCTGATATGACGGCTTACCGTCGCCGTAAAAATTCAAAAGCAGTTAAAAAGACGGTAACTATCCCCGCCTGGCTTAACGAAAAAGCTGAAGCCCATAAATTAAACTTTTCAGCCATTCTTCAAGAGGGATTGAAAAAGCATATTGGTGACCGTTGATAAGCTACCGACCTTTAACCCGGGCATAATCTTTTCCCTGAAAGGTAACTTGGTGGATATGAGGATAATATTAGGCACCCAATATAACAGAATAGGGAAAAAGATGCAGCATTAAGAAAACCTGAACACAACGGCCAGGTATATCAGACGGGCAGGGCTGATCTGGAGGCGGCTGTGGAGAAGATTGCATGGGATTTTTTACTTTGACGTTGCCCAAGACCGGTAAAACCTTCAGCGCTCTGGGGATCATCAAGTATTACGAACTGCGTAACAAGTCTGTGCTGGTGCTCTGTCCCAAGAAGCTGGGAGAAAACTGGCTTACATTCCGGCAAAATGTCACTAACAACATCTTATACCGCGACCGGTTCCGCTATGATGTGCTTTATCACACGGATCTGTCCCGGGAAAGCGGCTATACCAATGGTATTCCCTTAGACCGGATCAACTGGGGCAATTACGACCTTCTGGTTATCGACGAGTCTCACAACTTCAGGAACAACGAAGCCAGAAAGGAAAAGGAGACACGTTACCAGAAGCTGATGCGCAAGGTAATTCAGGCTGGCGTTAAGACCAAAGTGCTCATGCTCTCGGCCACCCCGGTCAACAACCGTTTCAATGACCTGAAAAACCAGCTGGCCCTGGCCTACGAGGGAGATCCAAAAAATATCAACCCTTCCCTCAATACCGAAAAAGGTGTAGAAGAAATATTCCGCCGTGCCCAGGTGGCCTTTAACAGCTGGTCCAGGTTGCCTGTTGCCAGGAGAACGACGGAAACCCTGCTGGAAATGCTGGACTTTGACTTTTTTGAACTGCTGGATAGCGTTACCATTGCCCGTTCCAGAAAACATATCCAGAATTATTATGATACAACAGAAATCGGCTCCTTCCCTAAGCGCTTAAAACCCCTTTCTTATTTCTGCGACCTCACCAGGCGCGAGGACGCGATCGGCTACAACGAGATATTTCGAGAGCTTTCCCGTCTGACCCTGGCCCTTTATGCGCCTTTTGATTACATATTACCCAGCAGGGTAAAATTTTACGAAGAACAGTATGATACTGTTGTGAAAAGCGGTGGAAGCCTGAAGCAACTAGACCGGGAGAGAAGCTTACAGGTCCTGATGCGGATCAATCTGCTCAAGAGGCTTGAAAGCTCCGTAGATGCTTTTCGGATCACCCTTTCCAAAATGCTGGAAAAGATCAGTGCAACTTTAAAGCTCATAGATAGCTATAACGATTCTGCGACTTCCCAAACCTTCGGCCATACCGAATTCGATGCCGTGAACCTGGATGATGACGACTGGCTGGACGAGAACTACAACATAGGCGACAATATCAGGATCAACCTCTCAGATATGGATAGGCTCCGCTGGCGGGAGGACCTGGAAAGGGACCGGAAAGTTTTCGTCAGTTTGCTGGCGGAGATGGGGAAAATCACACCGGAACACGACGAGAAGCTGGCTACTCTGAAAAAAGTGATCGCCCACAAAATGAGCAACCCCGTTAATCCGGGTAACAAGAAAATATTAATCTTCACCGCCTTTGCGGATACTGCCGCCTACCTGTTTAAACAGGTTGCTCCTTATGTAAAAAATAACTTCGGGCTGGAGACCGCCAAAGTAGTGGGCAGCGACGAAAACAAGACCACCATCAAAATTAAAAACGATTTGCATACCATATTGACCTGCTTTTCCCCCAGAGCAAAGGAAAAGCATCTTACTATGCCCGACCTGGAAGGGGAGCTGGATATCCTCATTGCTACCGACTGCATTTCGGAGGGCCAGAATTTGCAGGACTGCGATTACCTAATTAATTATGATATCCACTGGAACCCAGTCAGGATTGTTCAGCGCTTCGGGCGCATTGACAGAATAGGCTCCCCCAACGAAGTCATTCAGTTGGTGAACTTCTGGCCCAACATGACTTTAGACGAGTATATTAACCTGAAAGAACGAGTGGAAAACAGAATGGTCATCGTGGATATGACCGCCACCGGGGAGGACAACGTCCTTTCCAACCAGTCCAACGACCTGGAGTACAGAAAGGAGCAGTTGAAAAAACTTCAGGAAGAGGCCATCGACTTTGATGAGATAAACACCGGGGTTTCCATTACCGACCTGGGGTTAAACGACTTCCGCATGGACCTGCTGGAATATGTAAAAAAAGAGGGCGATCTGAGCAAAGTCCCTCCAGGCCTGCATGCCGTTGTACCCGCTGCCGGGGAAAAAGGGGCTCCTAACGGTGTCATTTTCGTCTTACGCAATGTTAACAGCGAAGTAAACATCAATAACCAGAACCGGCTGCACCCCTTTTACCTGGTCTATATCGGCAGCGACGGGCAGGTGGTTGCCAACCATCTGGAGGTAAAAAAGACCCTGGATTTATTAAGGTTATTATGTAAAGGGCGCAGGGAGCCTCTGGAAGAAGTCTATAAACCTTTTAACCGGGAAACCAGGGACGGTCGTAAAATGGACCGGTATTCCCGCCTTCTGGAAGCGGCTATAAAATCTATTATTGAGGTTAAGGAAGAAAGCGACCTGGACAGCCTTTTCAGCGCCGGCGGCACGACCGCCCTTCTGGATACCATCCGGGGCCTGGAAGACTTTGAGCTGTTCGCCTTCGTGGTGGTGAGGGAGAAGGATGCCCGTGTTTAACCTGCCGGAAACAACCCTGATAAATAAAAAAATACCCAAAAACAAATTTTATGAGAAGCTGCAAGCCGACAAAACCCTCAGGGGAAAGTTCGTCCGCCAGGTGGATTACATCTTGTGGAAGCACAAGCTTTCCGGGCATACCGTTAACCTTTCCCCGACCAAAGAAATAGAGGAGATAGAGGTTTTTGAGGTGCACCTGAAACAAAGGAACCTGTCCCGGGAAGTGCTGGAAAGTATCGACCGGGCTATACCTTACCCCATCCTTTACGCCCTGGTTTACCATGATGAAGTTCAGCTGGCTGTGGCTTATAAAAAACGGAGCAAACAGTATGAGGACCGCTTTGTGGTCGATTCTTATTATTACTCCCCATGGCAAAAGGCTGAAGAGATATCCCTGGACCTGCTGAAAGGCCTGGACCTGCAGGCCGTTTACGAAAATCTCATCAAAAGCCTGCTTCCGGGAAGCAAGGAAGGGATATCCAACCTGGAGCAGGCTATTGAAAAACAAAAGGCAGCCGACAGGTTGAAGCGGGAAATTGCCGCTCTGGAGGCAAAGATGCACAGGGAGCCCCAGTTCAACCGGAAAGTAGAATACAACCTGAAACTGCTGGAAAAAAGAAAGGATCTGGAGAAAATATTGGAGTAATGGAGGTTTTGCTGATGGAAAAGCTGAAAATGGAAACCCAAGACCTTCTTAAGGAGAACATAGAAAAATTGGCGGAAATATTTCCGGGCGTCATTACCGAGGTGAGGGACGAAAAGGGGAACCCGATCAAAGCCGTTGACTTTGAGCTATTAAAGCAGGAGCTGTCCGGCCGGGTGGTGGAAGGGGATAGGGAGCGCTATCAGCTCACCTGGCCCGGCAAAAAAGAAGCCATACTCCTGGCCAACATGCCCATCAATAAAACCCTGCGCCCGGTGAAGGAAGAAAGCGTGGACTGGGAGAATACCGGCAACCTGTATATTGAAGGGGATAACCTGGAGGCCCTCAAGATCCTGCAGGAATCCTACCTCAATAAGATTAAGTGCATCTATATCGATCCCCCTTACAACACGGGGAAGGACTTCATTTACAAAGATAATTTCAAACAGAGCAGGGAAGAATACCTGGCCGAATCGGGACAGGTGGACGGCGACGGCAACCGTCTCTTCCAGAACACCGAGTCCAACGGGCGTTTCCACAGCGACTGGCTGAGCATGATGTATCCTAGGTTAAAGCTGGCCAGGAATTTGCTGCGGGAGGATGGGGTGATATTTATAAGTGTCGATGATAATGAAGTAGCAAACTTAAGGAAATTGTGTGATGTTGTTTTCGGAGAGAACAATTTTGTTGCAAATGCTATTTGGGAAAAAAAGTTTTCACCTCAAAATGACGCTAAGTGGTTTAGTGATAATCATGATCATATATTAATTTATGCAAAAACAAAAGAAATATGGCGGCCTTTTAAGTTGCCTAGAAAATTTGAAAACAATAGATACCAAAATCCAGATAATGACCCTCGAGGACCTTGGGCCTCATCTGATTTAACAGTAAAAACATATAACGCTGATTATGATTATCCAATTAAGACTCCAAGTGGAAAAATAATTAGTCCTACCAAGGGTCGTTGTTGGGCGGTTCCTAGAGAACGTTTCGAAGAATTATTGAAGGATAATCGTATATGGTTTGGTAAGACAGGAAGTAATGTACCTCGAATAAAAACATTTTTGTCTGAGGTTAAAGATGGAATTGTTCCTTTAACAATATGGGAATATAGTGAGGTTGGTCACAATCAAGAGGCAAGGCAAGAAATTAAAATTTTGTTTGATGATAATGCATATTTTGATAATCCGAAACCAGTTAGGCTATTAATGAGAATCTTAATGCTTTCTACTAAAGAAAATGATATAATTCTAGATTTTTTTTCTGGCTCCGCCACCACCGCCCACGCAGTCATGCAGCTCAATGCCGAAGACGGGGGCAATCGGAAATATATTATGGTCCAACTTCCCGAACCTTGCCCTGAAGACTCCGAAGCTTACAAGGCAGGCTTTAAAAACATCTCCGAAATCGGTAAGGAGCGCATCAGAAGAGCGGCCAAAAAGATCAAAGAAGAAACCGGCGCCGATATCGACTATGGCTTCCGGGTGTTCAAAGTGGACTCCTCCAACATGAAGGATGTCTATTACCGCCCGGAGGAACTCTCTCAGCAGGATTTATTTGGTATGGTATCCAACATCAAAGAAGACCGGACGGGAGAAGACCTTTTAATCCAGGTGATGCTGGAATGGGGCCTGGAACTCTCCCTGCCCATGGAAAAAAGGGACATTTTGGGCAAGGAAGTCTATTTTGTGGCCGG
Proteins encoded in this region:
- the coaBC gene encoding bifunctional phosphopantothenoylcysteine decarboxylase/phosphopantothenate--cysteine ligase CoaBC, with the protein product MRILEGKTIILGISGGIAAYKGAELCRLLVQEGAAVRVIMTRAAREFINPLTFSTLTGFPALTEIFGVDSGGTLTHIDLARAADLFLVAPATANILGKLAAGLADDLLTTTALAVDCPTLVAPAMNVNMFAKAVVQDNLALLQRRGWGIIEPEEGFLACGTTGKGRLASLERIVAACRRALAPRDFQDRTVLVTAGGTREPLDPVRYIGNYSSGKMGYALARAAWERGARVTLISASQLPPPPGVEVVPVERAAEMLACLQEHFAAADVVIMAAAVADFRPARVAGRKIKKEDQQELTVHLKPTEDILTALAQARRNQLLVGFAAETEDLLANAGHKLAAKGLDLIVANNITRPGAGFGSETNIVTIIYPGGQYTELPQLPKLEVAYRILDAITTLPRFQRGESGRKGRNSE
- the metK gene encoding methionine adenosyltransferase; amino-acid sequence: MTRKLFTSESVTEGHPDKIADRIADSVLDAIYQHDPQARVACECLVSTGLVLVSGQITTDCYVDIPRVAREAIREIGYTRAKFGFDCDTCAVLTSIDEQSPDIALGVNEAWEKKQGLARDEVETLGAGDQGMMFGYATRETPEFMPMPISLAHALTRRLAAVRKERVLPYLRPDGKSQVTVEYENDQPVRIDTVVISTQHRPDIDMATLRDEILETVIKPVVPAGMLDSRTQYYINPTGRFVIGGPQGDTGLTGRKLIVDTYGGMARHGGGALSGKDPTKVDRSAAYAARYVAKNIVAAGLADRCEVQVAYAIGVARPVSISVETYGTGKVSDDRIVELIRAHFDLRPGAIIHNLDLRRPIYKPVSVYGHFGRPDLDLPWERLDKVEALRADAGL
- a CDS encoding type II toxin-antitoxin system HicA family toxin encodes the protein MKRRDLIQKLKSAGWYLKRHGDEHDIYKHDRPTGKRDLVQVPRHREINEITAKQILKDAGLK
- a CDS encoding type II toxin-antitoxin system HicB family antitoxin, producing the protein MVYVFPAIFTPSQNGYAVRFPDLPGTNSQGKDMANAIYMARDALAMWLDYLMDEGREIPRPSAPGDITLEPGQFVTMIDADMTAYRRRKNSKAVKKTVTIPAWLNEKAEAHKLNFSAILQEGLKKHIGDR
- a CDS encoding DUF4391 domain-containing protein; translation: MPVFNLPETTLINKKIPKNKFYEKLQADKTLRGKFVRQVDYILWKHKLSGHTVNLSPTKEIEEIEVFEVHLKQRNLSREVLESIDRAIPYPILYALVYHDEVQLAVAYKKRSKQYEDRFVVDSYYYSPWQKAEEISLDLLKGLDLQAVYENLIKSLLPGSKEGISNLEQAIEKQKAADRLKREIAALEAKMHREPQFNRKVEYNLKLLEKRKDLEKILE
- a CDS encoding site-specific DNA-methyltransferase, whose protein sequence is MEKLKMETQDLLKENIEKLAEIFPGVITEVRDEKGNPIKAVDFELLKQELSGRVVEGDRERYQLTWPGKKEAILLANMPINKTLRPVKEESVDWENTGNLYIEGDNLEALKILQESYLNKIKCIYIDPPYNTGKDFIYKDNFKQSREEYLAESGQVDGDGNRLFQNTESNGRFHSDWLSMMYPRLKLARNLLREDGVIFISVDDNEVANLRKLCDVVFGENNFVANAIWEKKFSPQNDAKWFSDNHDHILIYAKTKEIWRPFKLPRKFENNRYQNPDNDPRGPWASSDLTVKTYNADYDYPIKTPSGKIISPTKGRCWAVPRERFEELLKDNRIWFGKTGSNVPRIKTFLSEVKDGIVPLTIWEYSEVGHNQEARQEIKILFDDNAYFDNPKPVRLLMRILMLSTKENDIILDFFSGSATTAHAVMQLNAEDGGNRKYIMVQLPEPCPEDSEAYKAGFKNISEIGKERIRRAAKKIKEETGADIDYGFRVFKVDSSNMKDVYYRPEELSQQDLFGMVSNIKEDRTGEDLLIQVMLEWGLELSLPMEKRDILGKEVYFVAGNSLVACFDEGVSEGLVREIAKEKPLRVVFRDNSFADDAARINVEELFKMLSPTTEIKVI